The Pleurodeles waltl isolate 20211129_DDA chromosome 6, aPleWal1.hap1.20221129, whole genome shotgun sequence genome has a segment encoding these proteins:
- the SRSF3 gene encoding serine/arginine-rich splicing factor 3 — MHRDSCPLDCKVYVGNLGNNGNKTELERAFGYYGPLRSVWVARNPPGFAFVEFEDPRDAADAVRELDGRTLCGCRVRVELSNGEKRSRNRGPPPSWGGGRRPRDDYRGRRSPPPRRRSPRRRSFSRSRSRSLSRDRRRERSLSRERNHKPSRSFSRSRSRSRSNERK; from the exons ATGCATCGCGACTCTTGCCCTCTGGACTGTAAGGTCTACGTTGGGAACCTTGGGAACAATGGTAACAAGACAGAGTTGGAGCGCGCGTTCGGGTACTATGGACCACTGCGTAGCGTGTGGGTGGCACGAAACCCACCTGGTTTTGCGTTCGTTGAATTTGAAGATCCACGAGATGCGGCAGATGCTGTGAGAGAATTAGATGGAAG AACGCTGTGTGGCTGCCGTGTAAGAGTTGAGCTGTCGAATGGCGAAAAACGCAGTAGGAACCGCGGGCCACCTCCATCGTGGGGTGGAGGTAGACGTCCAAGAGATGACTACAGAGGCCGACGGAGTCCGCCCCCTCGTCGCAG GTCGCCACGGCGAAGGAGCTTTTCTCGCAGCCGTAGCAG GTCCCTCTCCAGAGACAGAAGACGTGAAAGATCCTTATCCAGAGAGAGGAACCACAAGCCTTCGCGTTCATTCTCCAGATCCAGAAG ccGCTCTAGGTCAAATGAAAGAAAATAA